CAAGCGGTCACTTTGGTGAGAAATGTCCAAAGCCCTCTCCCTCCGAAAGCCTAAAGGCTTTCTCCTCCCTCTCCCGTAAACGGGAGAGGGACAAAAGAGAGTAATAATGAGAAATGTATCTGATAAATTGAACTATGACGAAGCGGACAACTGGTATGTTTGTAGTCTTGTAGTTCAAGTGAAACCTGAAAAGTTGGACTTGGTGAAGCAAGCCTTAACTGAGTTACCGAATACGGAAATCCACGGGGTGAAACTTGAAGAAAGTAAGCTCGTGGTTGTTTTGGAGTCCAGTTATCAACCTGATTTGGTTGATCGTATGGAAATGATTAAAGATATTGAAGGGGTTATCGTGGTGTCGCTGATTTATAGCCACCAAGATGAAGCTCTTTAATTTGGTATTACCTATTATTTTGTGGGGAATTTATGGAACTCAATCGTCGCGATTTTATGAAAGCGAATGCAGCGGCAGCAGCAGCTCTCGCCGCAGGTATTACGTTACCTGTGAAAAATGTGTACGCTAACGACAATAGCATTAAATGGGATAAAGCACCTTGCCGTTTCTGCGGTACAGGTTGTAGCGTGCTTGTGGGTACGCAAAATGGACGTGTGGTTGCTTCTCAAGGTGACCCTGATGCCGAAGTAAACCGTGGTTTGAACTGTATTAAAGGTTACTTCCTGCCGAAAATTATGTACGGAAAAGACCGCTTAACATCGCCAATGTTGCGTATGAAAGATGGTAAGTACGACAAAAATGGTGAATTTACCCCTGTTTCTTGGGATCAAGCATTCACCATTATGGCGGAAAAATTCAAGAAAGCGATTAAAGAGCAAGGTCCAAATGGCGTGGGTATGTTCACTTCGGGTCAATCAACGATCTTTGAAGGAGTAGCAAAATCTAAACTATTTAAAGCAGGCTTGCGTTCAAATAACATCGATCCAAATGCACGTCACTGTATGGCTTCAGCAGCGGTTGCGTTTATGCGTACCTTTGGTATGGACGAGCCG
Above is a genomic segment from Actinobacillus indolicus containing:
- a CDS encoding chaperone NapD; its protein translation is MRNVSDKLNYDEADNWYVCSLVVQVKPEKLDLVKQALTELPNTEIHGVKLEESKLVVVLESSYQPDLVDRMEMIKDIEGVIVVSLIYSHQDEAL